A genomic window from Rhodococcus sp. KBS0724 includes:
- a CDS encoding DUF6412 domain-containing protein: MNRQGTATRSLLLLLLPFIAMLATPPLGSSSSAAVLGTAIAVFVVAALATSPRGELLQLVSLSSRGPSRDERCLRGSFRRQSSPDAPGRPQPRAPGIGL, encoded by the coding sequence ATGAACAGGCAGGGAACGGCGACGCGATCGTTGTTACTGCTTCTGCTGCCGTTCATTGCGATGCTCGCCACTCCACCGCTCGGGTCTTCAAGCAGTGCAGCGGTTCTGGGAACTGCGATTGCGGTGTTTGTTGTTGCCGCGCTGGCGACGTCGCCGCGCGGCGAACTGCTTCAACTGGTTTCGTTGTCCTCACGTGGTCCATCCCGTGACGAGCGTTGTCTGCGTGGCTCTTTCCGCAGGCAGAGTAGCCCGGACGCCCCTGGCCGTCCGCAACCAAGAGCGCCGGGAATCGGTCTGTAG
- a CDS encoding alpha/beta fold hydrolase: MPANVANPDASIEWRTAVVDSRSVDYGVGGSGEVVVFLHGWGLSPRAYPAAFESLLRRGVRVIAPALPGLGGTAELEPSDRTFDGYAKWVSRFLDSIGVSTPVTVVGHSFGGGVAAAVAHDRPTLVSRLVLVNSVGGGAWSHSSGREHPIHERPLLNWCGSAIAEAIATFPARGPLQLFLDEVVPNAVRNGGSLWRTANLARTADLIAVFETLAERATPVSMLWSIGDQVIPRASFDAIRTALVDPEVREVRGNHNWLIDDGELFGQLLTEVLSDSDTQLVG, translated from the coding sequence ATGCCTGCCAACGTCGCCAACCCCGACGCATCGATCGAATGGCGCACAGCCGTGGTCGACTCGCGAAGTGTGGACTACGGGGTAGGCGGGTCGGGCGAGGTAGTCGTTTTCCTGCACGGGTGGGGATTGTCGCCGCGCGCCTACCCCGCGGCTTTTGAATCGCTACTGCGGAGAGGTGTTCGCGTTATTGCACCCGCACTTCCCGGGCTCGGCGGTACAGCAGAACTCGAGCCGAGCGATCGAACGTTCGACGGCTACGCGAAGTGGGTGAGTCGATTCCTCGACTCGATCGGTGTGAGCACCCCGGTAACCGTCGTGGGACATTCGTTCGGCGGCGGAGTTGCCGCTGCGGTGGCGCATGATCGTCCAACTCTGGTGTCGCGCCTGGTCTTGGTGAATTCGGTAGGTGGTGGTGCGTGGTCACACTCGTCGGGGCGGGAGCATCCGATCCACGAGCGGCCGCTGTTGAATTGGTGCGGTTCGGCGATAGCTGAAGCCATTGCAACGTTTCCGGCCCGCGGACCTCTGCAGTTGTTCTTGGACGAGGTAGTTCCCAATGCCGTGCGCAACGGTGGCTCGTTGTGGCGCACGGCGAACCTCGCAAGGACGGCCGATCTCATCGCCGTATTCGAAACGCTGGCAGAACGTGCTACGCCGGTGTCGATGCTGTGGAGCATCGGCGATCAGGTGATCCCGCGCGCAAGCTTCGACGCGATTCGCACGGCCCTGGTCGATCCCGAAGTGCGCGAAGTCCGTGGCAATCACAACTGGCTGATCGACGACGGCGAACTGTTCGGGCAACTGTTGACGGAAGTGCTTTCCGATTCGGATACACAACTTGTCGGGTGA
- a CDS encoding NADP-dependent oxidoreductase encodes MSSTPTISREIHLASRPNGWPTPENFSTVEVTLPELEDGQILVRNIAISVDPYMRGRMNDVKSYLPPFQIGAALDGGAVGEVIASKAADRAVGDVVVHGLGWREYAILDGAAATPADTSIAPATAYLGALGMTGLTAYAGLTAVAEFKEGDTVFVSGAAGAVGSLVGQIAKLLGAKRVIGSAGSPAKVARLLELGFDAAFDYHDGPVTELLAAAAPDGIDVYFDNVGGEHLEAAIDAMNSGGRIAMCGAIAQYNTTEKPTAPRNLAAAIGKQLTLRGFLVGGYRHLGPEFRTHMAGWLADNKIAWDETIVEGLDNAPQAFIDLMRGANTGKMVVTL; translated from the coding sequence ATGAGCTCCACCCCCACAATCAGCCGCGAGATCCATCTGGCGTCCAGGCCTAACGGCTGGCCGACCCCCGAGAACTTCTCGACGGTCGAAGTCACGCTTCCCGAACTCGAAGACGGCCAGATCCTGGTGCGCAACATCGCAATCTCGGTCGACCCGTACATGCGTGGACGGATGAACGACGTGAAGTCGTATCTGCCGCCCTTCCAGATCGGCGCAGCGCTCGACGGTGGTGCAGTCGGTGAGGTTATCGCCTCGAAGGCCGCCGATCGGGCGGTCGGAGACGTTGTTGTCCACGGCCTCGGCTGGCGTGAGTACGCGATTCTCGACGGGGCAGCGGCAACTCCCGCTGACACGTCCATTGCGCCGGCCACGGCCTACCTCGGTGCGCTCGGCATGACGGGCTTGACCGCGTACGCGGGTCTGACCGCTGTTGCCGAGTTCAAAGAAGGTGACACCGTATTCGTCTCCGGCGCAGCAGGAGCCGTCGGATCACTGGTCGGCCAGATCGCAAAGCTCCTGGGTGCCAAGCGTGTGATCGGCAGCGCGGGTTCTCCGGCCAAGGTTGCTCGTCTCCTCGAACTCGGCTTCGATGCCGCGTTCGACTACCACGACGGACCGGTCACCGAACTTCTTGCTGCTGCGGCGCCCGACGGTATCGACGTCTACTTCGACAACGTCGGCGGTGAGCACCTCGAGGCTGCGATCGACGCTATGAACTCCGGCGGACGAATCGCCATGTGCGGAGCCATCGCTCAGTACAACACCACTGAAAAGCCCACTGCCCCGCGCAACTTGGCGGCAGCGATCGGCAAGCAGCTCACATTGCGCGGATTCCTGGTTGGCGGCTACCGCCATCTTGGCCCCGAATTCCGCACCCACATGGCGGGGTGGCTCGCCGACAACAAGATCGCGTGGGACGAGACCATTGTCGAAGGTCTCGACAATGCCCCGCAGGCGTTCATCGATCTGATGCGCGGCGCGAACACCGGCAAGATGGTTGTCACGCTCTGA
- a CDS encoding organic hydroperoxide resistance protein codes for MNIVYTAEALATGEGRNGHARTSDGRLDLGLAIPKEMGGSGDGTNPEQLFAAGYAACFHSALQMVARAEKANVADSAVGARVGIGPNDAGGFGLAVTLEVSLPHLPHEQAVELTEKAHQVCPYSNATRGNIEVTLEVSKDD; via the coding sequence ATGAACATCGTGTACACCGCAGAAGCACTGGCCACCGGCGAAGGTCGCAACGGCCACGCCCGCACCTCCGACGGACGCCTCGATCTCGGCCTGGCCATCCCGAAGGAAATGGGCGGCAGCGGCGACGGCACCAATCCCGAGCAGCTTTTTGCCGCCGGTTATGCGGCGTGCTTCCACTCTGCACTGCAGATGGTTGCCCGAGCCGAGAAGGCCAATGTCGCAGATTCTGCGGTGGGCGCACGCGTCGGCATCGGCCCGAACGACGCCGGCGGCTTCGGACTTGCTGTGACACTTGAAGTTTCACTCCCACATTTGCCCCATGAACAGGCCGTCGAGCTGACGGAGAAGGCGCACCAGGTGTGCCCGTACTCCAACGCAACTCGCGGCAACATCGAGGTCACCCTCGAAGTAAGTAAGGACGATTAA
- a CDS encoding oxidoreductase, which translates to MTKWTAEDVVDQTGRTFVVTGANSGLGEVVARALGKAGATVVLACRDTSKAEPIAAEIGSNAVVRQLDLADLASVRAFADATETIDVLVNNAGVMAIPFRRTVDGFEMQIGTNHLGHFALTGLLKDKLTDRVVTMSSALHQLGTVDLDDLNFERRRYNRWLAYGQSKLANLLFTYELQRRLAASGSPLKALASHPGYASTNLQGHTESVFDKIMGIGNRIIAQSAEMGALPELYAATAPDAFGGSYIGPGGPFEQRGYPKVVGSNKKSHDTETAAGLWTLSEKLTGVSFGI; encoded by the coding sequence ATGACCAAGTGGACTGCAGAAGACGTTGTCGATCAGACCGGCCGAACGTTTGTGGTGACCGGGGCCAACAGTGGGTTGGGGGAGGTAGTTGCACGAGCATTGGGTAAAGCGGGTGCCACCGTCGTACTTGCGTGCCGCGATACTTCGAAGGCTGAACCCATTGCGGCGGAGATCGGCTCCAATGCCGTTGTTCGCCAACTCGATCTTGCTGATCTGGCGTCGGTGCGGGCATTTGCCGATGCCACCGAGACCATCGACGTTCTGGTGAACAACGCGGGTGTGATGGCGATACCGTTTCGCCGGACGGTCGACGGTTTCGAAATGCAGATCGGCACAAATCATCTCGGGCATTTTGCGCTCACGGGCTTGCTGAAGGACAAGCTGACGGACCGGGTAGTGACGATGTCGAGTGCGCTGCACCAACTCGGAACAGTCGACCTTGACGATCTCAACTTCGAGCGCCGCAGATACAACCGCTGGCTGGCATACGGGCAGTCCAAACTCGCTAATCTGCTGTTCACGTACGAACTTCAACGACGGTTGGCTGCGTCCGGTTCTCCGCTCAAGGCGTTGGCGTCCCATCCGGGATATGCGTCGACAAACCTGCAGGGGCACACCGAGTCCGTTTTCGACAAGATCATGGGCATCGGCAACCGGATTATCGCTCAGTCAGCGGAGATGGGCGCATTGCCGGAACTGTATGCAGCAACTGCTCCCGATGCGTTCGGCGGTAGCTATATCGGCCCAGGCGGCCCGTTCGAGCAGCGTGGATATCCGAAAGTGGTTGGCTCGAACAAGAAATCGCACGATACCGAGACCGCTGCAGGCCTGTGGACCTTGTCGGAGAAGTTGACCGGGGTGTCGTTCGGAATCTGA
- the yidC gene encoding membrane protein insertase YidC: protein MLDFIYYPVSAILWFWHKAFSLISGAPDNGVVWALSVVFLVFTLRAVLFKPFVKQVRTQLVMQKLQPQIKALQKKHAGDNQKLAAEMAKLQKEHNYSPLLGCLPMLIQAPVFIGLYHVLRSFNRTGAATHVPFLSPTEPMSIADNANTANYFFSASDVQSFLDAKLFGAPLSAMISSPAAQLEAFGDVTRLSIVLVAVPLMIFAAVATHFTSRASIARQVDTGTVNPQTAIMNKLALWVFPVGVIAFGAFAPIAILIYFVSNNCWTFTQQHFVYGRIAAEQREGDALSTPGSAPTAPVPGAKPIRAKRKRGTSESALPTDG from the coding sequence ATGCTCGATTTCATCTATTACCCCGTGTCCGCAATCTTGTGGTTCTGGCACAAGGCCTTCTCCCTGATCTCGGGAGCCCCCGACAACGGCGTGGTCTGGGCGCTGTCCGTGGTGTTTCTCGTCTTCACACTCAGGGCGGTTCTTTTCAAACCCTTCGTCAAACAGGTCCGCACGCAGTTGGTGATGCAGAAACTGCAACCGCAGATCAAGGCATTGCAGAAGAAGCACGCCGGCGACAATCAGAAACTTGCTGCGGAGATGGCAAAACTCCAGAAAGAACACAATTACAGTCCGCTGCTCGGATGTCTGCCGATGCTGATCCAAGCGCCGGTGTTCATCGGTCTCTACCACGTACTTCGCTCGTTCAATCGGACCGGAGCAGCTACCCACGTTCCATTTCTCAGCCCCACCGAACCTATGTCCATCGCCGACAATGCGAACACGGCGAACTACTTCTTCAGCGCTTCGGATGTGCAGTCGTTTCTCGACGCAAAGCTGTTCGGTGCCCCGCTCTCGGCGATGATCTCGAGTCCGGCCGCGCAGTTGGAGGCGTTCGGCGATGTCACGAGGCTGTCCATAGTCCTCGTCGCAGTTCCGCTGATGATCTTTGCCGCGGTGGCGACGCACTTCACGTCGCGAGCATCGATTGCGCGCCAGGTGGACACCGGGACAGTCAACCCGCAGACCGCGATCATGAACAAACTCGCGCTGTGGGTGTTTCCGGTCGGCGTGATCGCCTTCGGTGCGTTTGCACCGATCGCCATCCTGATTTACTTCGTGAGCAACAACTGCTGGACATTTACGCAGCAGCATTTTGTCTACGGGCGGATCGCAGCCGAGCAGCGGGAAGGCGATGCGCTGAGCACTCCCGGTTCGGCGCCGACGGCACCGGTTCCCGGGGCCAAGCCGATCCGAGCGAAACGGAAGCGGGGAACTTCCGAATCAGCACTGCCTACTGACGGGTAA